In Dyadobacter subterraneus, a single genomic region encodes these proteins:
- a CDS encoding response regulator: MTAQFDFILIDDSAFDLFIYEKLIIKSGIGNSVRPFNSAQDALEYLTGVGENLPKTVILLDLQMPGMNGFEFIDQFDLLPEQIKDKIRIYMLSSTIDTRDIDKAKASTSIIDLLSKPLEISLLKTILTS, translated from the coding sequence ATGACTGCTCAATTTGATTTTATTTTAATTGATGATAGCGCCTTTGATTTATTTATTTATGAAAAGCTAATTATTAAAAGTGGTATCGGAAATTCTGTTCGTCCGTTCAACTCTGCCCAGGACGCGTTAGAATATTTAACAGGTGTAGGTGAAAATCTTCCCAAAACCGTTATTCTCCTCGATCTTCAAATGCCTGGCATGAATGGCTTTGAATTTATCGACCAGTTTGATCTGCTTCCTGAACAGATTAAAGATAAAATCCGTATTTACATGCTTTCGTCCACGATTGATACACGGGATATTGATAAAGCAAAGGCCAGCACCTCCATTATTGATTTACTCTCAAAACCATTGGAAATTAGTTTGCTTAAAACAATTCTGACTTCCTGA
- a CDS encoding hybrid sensor histidine kinase/response regulator: protein MSDNLIRILYIDDEEHNLQSFKASFRKQYNITTTTSVVEAEEFMEQKEFHVVLADQRMPGMTGTQFFEKIRVRFPEPIRILITGHTDISAAIDAINKGEVFRFIDKPWDYTYVENAITHAFEIFNTRAELKQRNLDLEKAYEELDKFVYSASHDLRAPLMSVLGIVNLALMEDDVESQNEYLELIKQSVKKLDTFIINIIDYYKNARGVATMTPIDFEELVNDVTEAIKYLPEFENIDMITDITQTGVFESDVMKLRIIFNNLITNAVKFQDPRKEKSYIKLSIRATPTNTLITFEDNGLGIKKDDLEKIFKMFYRAGATNSGSGIGLYIVHEAINKLEGKIKVTSTLGEGSIFEIDIPSINK, encoded by the coding sequence ATGAGTGATAACCTGATACGCATACTATACATAGACGACGAGGAACATAATCTGCAATCGTTTAAGGCATCATTTCGTAAACAATACAATATTACCACAACCACATCAGTAGTTGAGGCTGAGGAATTTATGGAACAAAAGGAGTTCCATGTTGTCCTGGCCGACCAAAGAATGCCGGGCATGACCGGAACTCAGTTTTTCGAAAAAATAAGAGTGAGATTTCCTGAACCGATCAGGATTTTAATAACCGGACATACAGATATCAGTGCGGCAATCGATGCCATTAACAAGGGAGAAGTTTTCCGGTTTATTGACAAACCGTGGGATTATACGTATGTAGAAAATGCCATTACGCACGCATTCGAGATTTTCAATACCCGGGCTGAATTAAAACAGAGAAACCTTGATCTGGAAAAAGCTTATGAGGAACTGGATAAATTTGTTTACAGCGCCTCACATGATTTGCGTGCGCCTTTAATGTCTGTTTTAGGTATTGTGAATCTGGCATTGATGGAAGATGATGTTGAGTCTCAAAACGAATATCTGGAACTGATCAAGCAATCTGTAAAAAAACTGGACACCTTTATTATCAACATCATTGATTACTACAAGAATGCCCGTGGTGTAGCCACTATGACTCCGATTGATTTCGAAGAACTTGTAAATGATGTTACAGAAGCTATAAAATACCTTCCGGAATTTGAGAATATTGATATGATAACAGACATTACGCAAACCGGTGTTTTTGAATCGGATGTGATGAAACTAAGAATCATATTTAATAATCTTATCACAAACGCAGTAAAATTTCAGGATCCCAGAAAAGAAAAATCGTACATTAAATTAAGCATTCGTGCTACTCCGACAAATACTTTGATTACTTTCGAGGATAATGGTCTGGGAATAAAAAAAGATGATCTTGAAAAAATATTTAAAATGTTTTACCGCGCCGGTGCCACCAACAGTGGCTCAGGAATAGGTCTTTATATCGTTCACGAAGCGATTAATAAATTAGAAGGGAAAATTAAGGTAACATCAACTTTGGGTGAAGGCAGTATTTTTGAAATAGATATTCCTTCCATAAATAAATAG
- a CDS encoding sensor histidine kinase yields the protein MKAIRILLFLTILFPFAKSHGEDIDYYGKKTVAGKFIEIYEDESNKKTLSELDSSQFVRSYAETPNFGLSKSAFWIKLKIKNHTKEENILLELASPMIDLCQLYSGETSKLLQSNSENLPFRLRKVNDPNLVFELKVPPGQAKTFFLKVLASEQLILPLIINSPKDFYHDSLIKEILAGIQIGILLVMILYNLFIYFSVKEQSYLYYVLYILFIGLTQLTLTGYTYKYLWPDTPAFNNLAYVMFPALAGIFTILFIKNFLHTSVKSPILHHMLTIVSFGYGLALVTRVLGFDLISFRIIDIMALTGAIVTLIIAARLSFFENYRPAKFFLTAWLVFLVGLILYIIRNLNMLPYNDFTNYSMQVGTIIEVILLSFALADKINILKKERELSQEQALRISLENEKIIREQNISLEKKVAERTIELTQTNLDLEDTLNKLKDAQSQLIESEKMASLGQLTAGIAHEINNPINFVSSNIRPLRRDIDDVMEILSEFDEMQQIDSIEGIHTKLNQIDKLKKDLDLDYIKTEIGLLLTGMEDGARRTVEIVKGLKVFSRVDESDLNFVNLNEGIESTLVILNYQMGTNLELVKNLGSIPNVECYGGKMNQVFMNILTNSIYAVQKGNLTDRKPTIWVKTFLKDSEHVVISIKDNGSGMSPEVKAKIYDPFFTTKDVGEGTGLGLSIVFKIIEVHYGTIEVISEVDQGTEFVITLPITKKNSLT from the coding sequence ATGAAAGCCATAAGAATACTACTTTTCTTAACTATACTATTTCCATTTGCAAAGAGCCATGGAGAAGACATAGACTATTATGGAAAAAAGACAGTGGCTGGAAAATTCATTGAGATTTATGAGGACGAAAGCAACAAGAAAACATTGTCGGAGCTGGACTCTTCCCAGTTTGTCAGAAGCTATGCAGAAACGCCAAATTTCGGTTTAAGCAAGTCTGCTTTCTGGATCAAACTGAAAATTAAAAATCATACAAAAGAAGAAAATATTTTGCTGGAACTGGCATCTCCGATGATTGACCTCTGCCAGTTATATTCCGGTGAAACCAGCAAGCTGCTGCAGAGTAATTCTGAAAACTTACCCTTCAGACTACGAAAAGTCAATGATCCAAATCTCGTTTTTGAATTAAAAGTACCGCCGGGACAAGCTAAAACTTTTTTCCTGAAAGTTCTGGCTTCTGAACAGCTGATCCTTCCTCTTATCATCAATTCACCAAAAGATTTTTACCACGATTCTCTGATTAAAGAAATCCTGGCTGGCATTCAGATCGGAATTCTGCTGGTGATGATTTTGTATAACCTCTTTATTTATTTCTCGGTAAAAGAACAAAGTTATCTGTACTATGTGCTGTATATCTTATTTATCGGTTTAACACAACTTACGCTAACGGGTTATACTTACAAATATCTTTGGCCGGACACACCAGCTTTTAATAATCTGGCTTATGTGATGTTTCCTGCCCTCGCCGGGATTTTTACGATTTTATTTATCAAAAATTTCCTGCACACGAGCGTCAAATCGCCTATTCTGCATCACATGCTTACCATTGTAAGTTTTGGTTATGGATTGGCATTGGTGACAAGAGTTTTAGGTTTTGATCTGATAAGCTTCCGCATTATTGATATCATGGCACTTACGGGAGCCATCGTTACGCTGATCATTGCGGCAAGACTTTCATTTTTCGAAAATTACAGACCGGCAAAATTTTTCCTGACTGCCTGGCTGGTATTTCTGGTCGGACTTATCCTTTACATTATACGTAACCTCAATATGCTGCCGTATAATGATTTTACAAATTACAGCATGCAGGTTGGGACCATTATAGAAGTAATCCTGCTGTCATTCGCACTTGCCGACAAAATTAACATATTGAAAAAAGAGCGGGAGCTTTCCCAGGAGCAGGCTCTAAGGATCTCCCTGGAAAATGAAAAAATAATCCGTGAACAAAATATTTCACTTGAAAAGAAAGTTGCAGAACGAACAATAGAATTGACGCAAACCAATCTGGATCTGGAAGATACACTGAACAAGCTGAAAGATGCTCAGTCACAATTGATTGAATCTGAAAAAATGGCATCTCTCGGACAGCTTACCGCCGGAATTGCTCATGAAATTAATAACCCGATTAATTTTGTAAGTTCCAATATTCGTCCGTTAAGACGTGATATTGACGACGTAATGGAGATTCTTTCCGAGTTTGATGAAATGCAACAAATTGATTCCATCGAAGGTATACATACTAAACTGAATCAAATTGATAAGCTGAAAAAAGATCTGGATCTGGATTATATCAAAACTGAAATCGGGCTGCTGCTTACCGGCATGGAAGACGGCGCGCGACGAACCGTAGAAATTGTGAAAGGCCTGAAAGTGTTCTCAAGAGTAGATGAATCAGACCTCAACTTTGTTAATTTAAATGAAGGAATTGAATCCACGCTGGTAATTTTAAATTATCAGATGGGAACAAATCTTGAACTGGTTAAAAATCTGGGAAGCATTCCTAATGTAGAATGTTACGGCGGTAAAATGAACCAGGTTTTTATGAACATACTTACCAATTCAATTTATGCCGTTCAGAAAGGAAATCTTACAGACCGGAAGCCAACGATATGGGTCAAAACCTTTTTGAAAGACAGTGAGCATGTTGTAATTTCTATAAAAGATAATGGGTCAGGTATGAGCCCGGAAGTAAAGGCTAAAATTTATGACCCATTTTTCACGACCAAAGATGTTGGAGAAGGTACAGGTTTAGGTTTGTCTATCGTTTTTAAGATTATTGAAGTACATTACGGCACAATTGAAGTAATATCAGAAGTCGACCAAGGAACAGAATTTGTAATTACACTCCCAATAACTAAAAAAAATAGCCTTACCTGA
- a CDS encoding Rv1355c family protein — MDKIEFDQIFLPVIFKLSQTADREKFDEIASAYDITILNLFQSQKGELFKIRSPQKRLNAADCQRLFEDWIKDKVPDEEGVWVYYPWAKRILHILDKDEFVEVRTSRNKHKITTGEQNSLFNKKIGVVGLSVGNAVALTLATERICGHIKLADFDTLELSNMNRIKTGLHNIGINKAIITAREIAEIDPFIKVECYLDGITEQNISGFLTENGNLDLLVEECDELDIKLLCRNEAKKLGIPVVMETSDKGMLDVERFDLEPDRPIFHGLIGNIDPSKLKNLTNEEKVPLIIRIVDAKNSSLRGKVSLLEVGQSIGTWPQLASAVTLGAGVTTDVVRRILLNQFHDSGRYYVDSEGLISNKNVNDNPTFNNPFAPFDLNTAKETASRFNDHPVTYIPDVATVEHLVKAACQAPSTGNDQPWKWLYQNGKLFLFHDEHRAYSFGNFDNIASNLSFGAAFENLVLKSNEAGLFIKKNLFPLGSSSPLVAIIEFSQTEQAGFEKVFSPESVRVIYERTTNRNPSQAVEIPESELELLTEAAQSIEGAELLMIQDKEQMRQVAEIIGGCDRIRLLNEDGHKDFVFREMKWTKEEAEKSADGIDVQTLGMSPAQLAAMSLIRDHKIARVLKEIDGGNALIDVSRKLIESASALGIITLPKYSAENFFKGGVSLERLWLKAELLGYAVHPLISPFYLFPRVLHGQNSGVDEGESAKLLDLRQKFIKLVPLEDDMAEVFLFKIAKAEKPAIKSLRLPLHDTFFAGDMTNK, encoded by the coding sequence ATGGATAAAATAGAGTTCGATCAAATTTTTTTGCCTGTTATTTTTAAATTGAGCCAGACTGCCGACAGGGAAAAATTTGACGAGATTGCTTCTGCTTATGATATTACAATTCTTAATTTATTTCAATCTCAAAAAGGCGAGCTTTTCAAAATAAGAAGTCCACAAAAAAGACTAAACGCCGCTGACTGCCAAAGGTTATTCGAAGACTGGATAAAAGATAAAGTTCCGGACGAAGAAGGAGTTTGGGTTTACTACCCCTGGGCGAAAAGAATTCTTCATATTCTTGACAAAGACGAGTTTGTCGAAGTAAGAACAAGCCGAAACAAACACAAAATAACTACCGGAGAACAGAATTCACTGTTTAATAAAAAAATAGGCGTTGTAGGATTATCTGTCGGAAATGCAGTTGCGTTAACACTGGCTACCGAACGTATTTGCGGACATATCAAACTGGCCGATTTTGATACGCTGGAATTGAGCAACATGAATCGTATTAAAACCGGTTTGCACAATATCGGAATTAATAAAGCGATTATTACCGCAAGAGAAATTGCAGAAATCGACCCGTTCATCAAAGTAGAATGTTATCTGGACGGAATTACAGAACAAAATATTTCAGGTTTTCTTACCGAGAATGGAAATCTTGACCTGCTCGTTGAAGAATGTGATGAGCTTGATATCAAGTTGTTATGCAGAAATGAAGCAAAAAAACTGGGTATTCCGGTCGTGATGGAAACAAGCGATAAAGGAATGCTGGATGTAGAAAGATTCGACCTTGAACCTGACCGTCCGATTTTCCACGGCCTCATTGGAAATATCGATCCTTCCAAACTTAAAAATCTTACCAACGAAGAAAAAGTACCTTTAATAATCAGAATTGTAGATGCGAAAAACAGCTCGCTTCGTGGAAAGGTATCACTGCTTGAAGTTGGACAATCAATCGGAACCTGGCCTCAGCTTGCGAGCGCTGTAACACTTGGTGCCGGTGTCACTACGGACGTCGTTCGCCGGATTCTTCTCAATCAATTCCATGACTCAGGCCGTTATTATGTGGATTCGGAGGGATTGATCAGCAACAAAAATGTTAATGATAATCCTACCTTTAACAATCCGTTTGCGCCATTTGACTTAAATACTGCAAAAGAAACAGCCTCCCGGTTTAACGACCATCCCGTTACGTATATCCCTGATGTTGCGACGGTTGAGCACCTTGTAAAGGCCGCCTGCCAGGCTCCTTCCACAGGAAATGATCAACCCTGGAAATGGCTTTATCAAAACGGAAAATTATTTCTGTTCCATGATGAGCATAGGGCTTATTCCTTTGGAAACTTTGATAACATTGCCTCTAACCTTTCCTTCGGGGCTGCATTTGAAAACCTGGTTTTAAAAAGTAACGAAGCCGGACTTTTTATCAAGAAAAATTTATTTCCCCTCGGCAGTTCTTCTCCGCTTGTTGCCATTATTGAATTTAGTCAGACAGAACAAGCCGGATTTGAAAAAGTTTTTTCTCCTGAATCGGTACGTGTGATTTATGAACGCACTACCAACCGTAACCCTTCACAGGCTGTCGAAATTCCGGAATCGGAACTTGAATTATTGACAGAGGCGGCGCAAAGCATTGAAGGTGCAGAATTACTAATGATTCAGGACAAGGAGCAAATGCGCCAGGTTGCTGAAATCATAGGAGGCTGCGACCGGATAAGACTGCTGAATGAAGATGGCCATAAAGACTTTGTGTTCAGGGAAATGAAATGGACAAAAGAAGAGGCCGAGAAATCTGCTGATGGAATTGACGTACAAACGCTTGGTATGAGTCCTGCGCAACTGGCAGCGATGTCGCTAATCAGGGACCACAAAATTGCCAGAGTTTTGAAAGAAATTGATGGCGGAAATGCCTTGATAGATGTGAGCAGAAAATTGATTGAATCGGCTTCTGCACTGGGTATTATCACGCTTCCCAAATACAGCGCCGAAAACTTCTTTAAAGGCGGGGTTTCTTTGGAACGTCTCTGGCTAAAAGCTGAGCTTCTGGGTTATGCAGTTCACCCGCTGATTTCTCCATTTTATCTGTTTCCGCGGGTATTGCATGGCCAGAATTCCGGTGTAGATGAAGGGGAAAGTGCAAAGCTTCTTGACCTTCGCCAGAAATTTATAAAACTGGTGCCACTGGAAGATGATATGGCGGAAGTGTTTTTATTCAAAATAGCAAAAGCTGAAAAGCCCGCCATCAAATCATTGAGATTACCCTTACACGATACGTTTTTTGCAGGTGACATGACGAACAAATGA
- a CDS encoding response regulator — translation MESPEKISILYVDDELNNLNSFKAAFRRDFNVLTVTSGKEGLEVLKSNKVHVIITDQRMPEMTGVDFLIEVLKEYTDPIRILLTGYSDINAVIDAVNKGHIYYYLNKPWDEQQLRIIIKNAYEIFSLREKNRELLEKLIDANNQLEFLLRQKLIS, via the coding sequence ATGGAAAGCCCCGAGAAAATAAGTATCCTCTATGTGGATGATGAATTAAACAATTTAAATTCTTTTAAAGCAGCCTTCAGAAGAGATTTTAACGTCCTTACGGTAACTTCCGGCAAGGAAGGACTGGAAGTTTTAAAATCCAATAAGGTCCACGTAATTATCACCGATCAAAGAATGCCTGAAATGACCGGTGTCGATTTTTTAATTGAAGTTTTGAAAGAGTATACCGACCCAATCCGTATACTATTGACCGGATATTCAGACATTAACGCTGTTATTGATGCTGTAAATAAGGGGCATATTTACTACTATCTGAACAAACCCTGGGACGAGCAGCAGCTACGCATTATTATCAAAAATGCGTATGAAATTTTTAGTCTGAGAGAGAAAAACAGGGAGTTGCTGGAGAAGCTTATCGACGCAAACAATCAGCTTGAATTTTTGCTGAGACAAAAACTCATATCCTGA
- a CDS encoding NADH:flavin oxidoreductase/NADH oxidase → MSKLFSPLEIKSIKFKNRIIVSPMCQYSSVDGFASDWHLVHLGSRAVGGASLTITEAAAVSPEGRISPEDLGIWKDEHIEKLQQITSFLKAQNCVAGIQLAHAGRKASTSVPWKGKDKVDIEDGGWTTFSASPIAFADNYPMPEELDQQGIDKVVSDFAIAARRALAAGFEVIEIHAAHGYLVHQFLSPLSNKRTDEFGGSFENRIRLLLLIIEAIKSEWPDNLPLFTRISATDWADGGWNLDDSIKLAAILKEKGIDLIDVSTGGLVAPVKIPVGPAYQLPFASAIKKQTGILTGTVGMITDSVQAETILVNGDADMILMAREILRNPYFPLLAAKEVHDHTAWPVQYERAKP, encoded by the coding sequence ATGTCAAAGCTTTTTTCTCCTCTTGAAATTAAGAGCATAAAATTTAAGAACAGGATTATTGTTTCACCAATGTGCCAGTATTCGTCCGTGGATGGATTTGCCAGCGACTGGCATCTGGTGCATCTCGGAAGCCGTGCAGTTGGCGGTGCTTCACTTACTATTACAGAAGCCGCGGCTGTATCGCCGGAAGGCCGGATTTCTCCCGAAGATCTCGGAATCTGGAAGGATGAGCACATTGAAAAACTGCAACAGATTACATCTTTTCTCAAAGCGCAAAATTGCGTAGCCGGTATACAACTTGCGCATGCAGGCAGAAAAGCAAGTACTTCAGTGCCCTGGAAAGGAAAAGACAAAGTGGATATTGAAGATGGCGGCTGGACTACCTTTTCTGCATCCCCTATCGCTTTTGCAGACAATTACCCGATGCCTGAAGAGCTGGATCAGCAAGGAATTGATAAGGTAGTCTCCGACTTTGCAATCGCTGCCAGGCGCGCTTTGGCAGCCGGATTTGAGGTGATAGAAATCCATGCAGCGCATGGTTATCTGGTACACCAGTTTTTATCTCCGCTGAGCAATAAGCGTACGGATGAATTTGGTGGAAGTTTTGAAAACCGTATCCGTTTGCTTTTGTTAATCATTGAAGCAATAAAATCTGAATGGCCGGATAATTTGCCTCTCTTTACGAGAATTTCCGCAACGGATTGGGCCGACGGGGGTTGGAATCTTGATGATTCAATTAAACTTGCGGCCATTTTAAAGGAAAAAGGAATCGACCTTATCGATGTTTCAACAGGTGGGCTTGTTGCGCCTGTCAAAATACCTGTCGGACCGGCTTATCAACTTCCTTTTGCTTCTGCTATTAAAAAACAAACTGGTATTCTGACCGGAACAGTGGGCATGATCACAGATTCTGTTCAGGCTGAAACAATTCTTGTCAATGGCGACGCCGATATGATTCTGATGGCAAGAGAAATATTACGCAATCCTTATTTCCCTTTGCTGGCTGCAAAAGAAGTGCACGACCATACCGCTTGGCCGGTACAATATGAACGGGCGAAGCCTTAA
- a CDS encoding right-handed parallel beta-helix repeat-containing protein translates to MQINFSKFMKKTAFVFLLVVTFSVCKGADIYFVSLEGNDNNPGTKEKPFGTISKARDAARKLPGKTGPTIIYLRGGTYVFKNTLEFGSADKNIVLMPFEKEPVIFSGGISINPTKVKRLDQTAYASEFAENLRKKIGVLNLRELNISDYGQLHSVGFSRPYQPSWMELFINDKPGQLARWPNDSTVAMGRVIDKGSVPRDGDNGNRGGKFVYGTDRPSGWKKTKDVWISGYFNYGYAEDAVQLAALDTVGKTFTTVEPHIYGFNSGKNWNRWYAYNIPEEIDQNGEYYLDRERGLLFFYLPSLITKLDLSLLRDPLIALEGSQNITIKNISFEVSRSMGIYMERSESCTLSDCIFRNLGSLAVTIGKGIMPFKTQKHEGSGEESSRVLGSLDQHQYENTTFNRQGGKNNRIVNCHIYNTGAGGISLGGGDRLTLTPAGNSIENCRIHDFNRIEKSYRPAINIDGVGNRIANCEIYNAPSMAILLHGNDHILEYSTIYDVCREVDDQGAFYYGRDASERGHKVRFNYFHHLGNANRTTAIYHDDGACGMEVFGNIFFKAGTIPVLIGGGQDISYKNNLFIDSPLGIHVDNRFQNWSKNSLDKDGVIEKRLKAVKFDQPPYAIKYPELVNYWKDNPAIPKRLVFDNNIFVRIKTTRKGEDSWFIWSEKNMVSDIYPYNWKMMDSRHFIPDDTQLAVPEGWQVLPVEKIGIQKDYQ, encoded by the coding sequence ATGCAAATAAATTTCAGCAAATTCATGAAGAAAACCGCTTTTGTTTTTTTACTGGTAGTGACTTTTTCGGTGTGTAAAGGTGCTGACATTTATTTCGTGTCTTTGGAAGGAAATGATAATAATCCAGGAACGAAGGAAAAGCCGTTTGGTACCATTTCAAAGGCCAGGGACGCTGCCAGGAAGTTGCCTGGTAAAACCGGACCAACGATTATTTATCTGAGAGGCGGTACTTATGTTTTTAAAAATACCCTGGAATTTGGATCGGCTGATAAAAATATTGTGTTGATGCCCTTTGAAAAGGAGCCGGTCATATTTTCGGGCGGAATATCCATTAATCCAACGAAAGTGAAAAGGTTGGATCAAACAGCATACGCCAGTGAATTTGCAGAAAATCTCAGAAAAAAAATAGGCGTTCTGAATCTTCGGGAGCTCAATATTTCGGATTATGGACAGTTACACAGCGTTGGATTTTCCAGGCCTTACCAACCATCCTGGATGGAATTGTTCATTAATGACAAACCGGGACAACTGGCAAGATGGCCAAATGATTCTACTGTTGCGATGGGCCGCGTAATCGATAAAGGCTCGGTTCCAAGAGATGGTGATAACGGTAATCGCGGAGGTAAATTTGTTTATGGTACAGACCGTCCTTCGGGTTGGAAAAAAACAAAAGATGTCTGGATTTCAGGATATTTCAATTATGGATATGCCGAAGACGCAGTTCAGTTGGCAGCATTGGATACAGTTGGCAAAACTTTCACAACCGTGGAGCCGCACATTTATGGTTTTAATTCGGGCAAAAACTGGAACCGCTGGTACGCCTATAATATTCCGGAAGAAATTGACCAGAATGGTGAATATTATCTTGATCGTGAACGAGGATTATTGTTTTTTTATCTGCCTTCTCTTATTACAAAGCTGGATTTGTCCCTGCTCCGGGACCCGTTAATTGCGCTGGAAGGATCACAGAATATTACGATAAAAAACATTTCTTTCGAAGTTTCCCGCAGTATGGGTATTTACATGGAACGCTCAGAATCCTGTACACTTTCAGATTGTATTTTCCGGAACCTCGGGTCGCTGGCGGTAACGATCGGTAAAGGAATAATGCCATTCAAAACCCAAAAACATGAGGGTAGCGGCGAAGAATCCTCCCGCGTTTTAGGTAGCCTGGATCAGCATCAATATGAAAATACGACTTTTAATCGTCAGGGAGGAAAAAATAACCGCATTGTAAACTGTCATATTTACAATACCGGGGCGGGTGGAATCAGTTTGGGCGGAGGTGACCGCCTAACATTAACACCAGCGGGTAATAGCATTGAAAATTGCAGGATACATGATTTTAACCGAATTGAAAAATCCTACCGCCCGGCCATTAACATCGATGGTGTCGGAAACAGAATTGCTAACTGCGAAATTTACAATGCACCAAGTATGGCTATTTTGCTGCATGGAAACGATCATATTCTGGAATATTCAACGATTTATGACGTGTGCCGCGAAGTTGACGACCAGGGAGCATTTTACTATGGAAGAGATGCTTCCGAGCGAGGCCATAAAGTGAGATTTAATTATTTTCACCATTTGGGAAATGCCAACAGAACAACAGCCATATACCATGATGACGGCGCCTGTGGGATGGAAGTTTTTGGAAATATATTTTTCAAAGCTGGCACAATTCCGGTATTGATCGGGGGAGGTCAGGATATTTCCTACAAGAATAATTTATTCATTGACAGCCCCTTAGGTATTCATGTTGACAATCGTTTTCAAAACTGGTCAAAAAATTCTCTTGACAAAGATGGCGTTATTGAGAAGCGTCTGAAAGCTGTGAAATTCGACCAGCCGCCTTACGCTATTAAATATCCCGAATTGGTTAATTATTGGAAAGACAACCCCGCCATCCCGAAAAGGCTTGTTTTTGATAACAACATTTTTGTCAGAATAAAAACAACAAGAAAAGGTGAGGACAGCTGGTTTATCTGGTCGGAAAAGAATATGGTAAGTGATATTTATCCCTACAACTGGAAAATGATGGACAGCCGTCATTTTATTCCTGACGACACACAACTTGCCGTACCGGAAGGCTGGCAGGTTTTACCGGTTGAAAAAATCGGAATCCAGAAAGATTATCAATAA
- a CDS encoding dienelactone hydrolase family protein — MDQRIINLFDEYTHKPLTRDNFLKRLAKLAGGTSAALALLPLLEVNYANAMTVAENDDDIITEDIHYDGDGSTMGGYLARPKKAGKYGSVLVIHENRGLNPHTKDIARRIAKAGYIALAADALAPFGGTPENEDEARAAFAKIDAAKNLNNFLKGLDYLKARPDSNGKTGCVGFCWGGGLANQLAVNSPTLKVAVAYYGRQPEAADVPKIKSFVQLHYGGLDERVNAGIPAYEAALKAAGVKYELYVYEGAQHAFLNDTAPTRYNPEAAKLAWERTMKIFKEKIA, encoded by the coding sequence ATGGATCAGCGCATTATTAATCTTTTTGACGAATACACGCATAAACCGCTAACACGGGATAATTTTTTAAAAAGACTTGCCAAACTTGCCGGCGGTACTTCCGCGGCCCTTGCCTTACTCCCGCTTTTGGAAGTGAATTATGCAAACGCAATGACCGTTGCTGAAAACGACGATGACATCATCACCGAAGATATTCACTACGACGGCGACGGATCTACAATGGGCGGATATCTGGCCAGACCGAAAAAGGCTGGAAAATATGGGTCGGTTTTAGTTATTCATGAAAATCGGGGGCTTAATCCGCATACCAAAGATATTGCACGACGCATTGCAAAAGCCGGATACATTGCGTTGGCAGCTGATGCGCTGGCACCTTTTGGAGGAACGCCTGAAAATGAAGATGAAGCCAGAGCGGCTTTTGCTAAAATTGACGCTGCAAAAAATCTGAATAATTTTTTGAAAGGACTCGATTATTTAAAAGCACGTCCTGATAGTAATGGCAAAACCGGCTGTGTAGGATTTTGCTGGGGAGGCGGGTTGGCAAACCAGCTGGCTGTGAATTCACCCACGCTAAAAGTTGCCGTGGCCTACTACGGACGCCAGCCGGAAGCGGCAGATGTTCCAAAAATCAAATCGTTTGTTCAATTACATTATGGCGGACTTGATGAAAGAGTAAATGCCGGAATACCAGCCTATGAAGCAGCATTAAAAGCGGCCGGGGTGAAATATGAATTATATGTTTATGAAGGCGCGCAACATGCTTTTTTGAATGATACAGCCCCGACCCGCTACAATCCCGAAGCTGCAAAACTTGCCTGGGAAAGAACGATGAAAATATTTAAAGAGAAAATCGCCTGA